One genomic region from Erythrobacter mangrovi encodes:
- a CDS encoding acyl-CoA dehydrogenase C-terminal domain-containing protein has translation MPTYTAPTRDTRFIVNEVLDLASYGNLPGFEVASTDVTDAVINEGGRFCSEVLAPLNLPGDQEGCTRHPDGSVTTPKGFKEAFDQFRESGWGTLSAPEEFGGQGLPHLLGMVMEEFISSSNQAFGMYPGLTNGAVSALIAKGSQEQKEKYLPKMISNEWTGTMNLTEPHCGTDLGMIRTRAEPQADGSYAITGTKIFISAGEHDLADNIIHLVLAKTPGAPDSTKGISLFVVPKFLVNEDGSLGERNGVMCGSIEHKMGIHANSTCVLNYDGAKGWLVGEENKGLAAMFIMMNAARLGVGIQGLSMAEVSYQNAVAYALDRRQGRALTGPADPQAQADPIFVHPDVRRMLMDAKAFTEGMRMLCLWGALLVDLSHKAQTEEERAEADAMIGLLTPVIKGYGTDKGYDVATNMQQVFGGHGYIEEWGMSQFVRDARIAMIYEGTNGVQAMDLCGRKLAQNGGAAVQAYFKAIGEDIAAAKGDETLGPLAEALEKALGQQQAATMWFMQNAMANPNHLGAGAHHYMHIMGIVSLGWMWLRMANVAQAALAAGTDDKAFYEAKLATARYYMDRFLPDTGALRRKLEAGSDSMMALGAEAFATAA, from the coding sequence ATGCCGACCTATACCGCGCCGACCCGCGATACCCGTTTCATCGTCAACGAGGTTCTGGATCTTGCCAGTTACGGCAATCTGCCCGGTTTCGAGGTGGCGTCGACGGATGTGACCGACGCGGTTATCAACGAGGGCGGCAGGTTCTGTTCCGAGGTTCTCGCGCCGCTCAACTTGCCCGGCGACCAGGAAGGCTGCACGCGCCATCCCGATGGCTCGGTGACGACACCCAAGGGATTCAAGGAAGCTTTCGACCAGTTCCGCGAATCCGGTTGGGGCACCTTGTCGGCTCCCGAGGAGTTCGGCGGCCAGGGGCTTCCCCACTTGCTCGGCATGGTGATGGAGGAATTCATCTCCAGCTCGAACCAGGCTTTCGGGATGTATCCGGGCCTGACCAACGGTGCAGTGTCGGCCCTGATCGCCAAGGGATCGCAGGAGCAGAAGGAGAAGTATCTCCCCAAGATGATCTCCAACGAGTGGACCGGTACCATGAACCTGACCGAGCCGCATTGCGGCACGGACCTCGGCATGATCCGGACCCGCGCCGAGCCGCAGGCTGACGGCAGCTATGCGATCACGGGCACCAAGATCTTCATCTCTGCCGGTGAGCATGACCTCGCCGACAACATCATCCACCTGGTTCTGGCCAAGACCCCCGGGGCGCCTGATTCGACTAAGGGGATCTCGCTGTTCGTCGTGCCCAAGTTCCTCGTGAACGAGGATGGGTCACTCGGCGAACGCAATGGCGTGATGTGCGGTTCGATCGAACACAAGATGGGCATCCACGCCAACTCGACCTGCGTCCTCAACTATGACGGAGCGAAGGGCTGGCTGGTCGGCGAGGAAAACAAGGGCCTCGCCGCCATGTTCATCATGATGAACGCCGCCCGGCTTGGCGTCGGTATCCAGGGCCTCAGCATGGCCGAGGTATCGTACCAGAACGCAGTCGCTTACGCGCTCGACCGGCGTCAGGGCAGGGCGCTTACGGGCCCGGCCGATCCGCAGGCGCAGGCCGATCCTATCTTCGTCCACCCCGACGTTCGCCGTATGTTGATGGACGCCAAGGCCTTTACCGAAGGCATGCGCATGCTGTGCCTGTGGGGCGCGTTGCTGGTCGATCTCAGCCACAAGGCGCAGACCGAGGAAGAACGTGCGGAAGCCGATGCGATGATCGGTCTGCTGACCCCGGTCATTAAGGGTTACGGCACCGACAAGGGTTACGATGTCGCCACCAACATGCAGCAGGTGTTCGGCGGCCACGGCTACATCGAAGAATGGGGCATGAGCCAGTTCGTTCGCGATGCCCGTATCGCGATGATCTACGAAGGTACCAATGGCGTGCAGGCCATGGACCTTTGTGGCCGCAAGCTGGCGCAGAATGGCGGCGCGGCTGTCCAGGCCTATTTCAAGGCAATCGGCGAGGATATCGCTGCAGCGAAGGGTGACGAGACGCTCGGACCGCTCGCCGAGGCGCTGGAAAAGGCGCTCGGCCAACAGCAGGCAGCGACGATGTGGTTCATGCAGAACGCGATGGCCAACCCCAACCATCTCGGTGCGGGTGCTCATCACTACATGCACATCATGGGCATCGTTTCACTGGGCTGGATGTGGCTGCGCATGGCCAATGTTGCACAGGCTGCGTTGGCTGCCGGGACCGACGACAAGGCGTTCTACGAAGCCAAGCTTGCTACGGCGCGTTATTACATGGACCGCTTCCTGCCCGACACCGGCGCGCTTCGCCGCAAGCTGGAAGCCGGATCGGACAGCATGATGGCGCTGGGCGCAGAGGCGTTCGCGACAGCTGCCTGA
- a CDS encoding dienelactone hydrolase family protein, producing the protein MTPDGPARAAVAIFPTFMNSTPGVEAKARDLVEAGYSVLIGDFYGPEAPSDFQQAFAVMTKLRSDPRAMRTRLRATIALLRELEPDVPQLAIGFCLGGFAVLEMARDGQDLAVVVSFHGLLETPLPAVDAIGPRILVCHGDADALVPRSQVNGFWEEMDRVSANWHFHSYAGVEHGFTNPVMLDGSPNPAFNASADRQSWAAMHALFDEVLGQAHA; encoded by the coding sequence ATGACTCCCGATGGTCCGGCGCGGGCCGCCGTCGCGATCTTTCCCACCTTCATGAACTCGACCCCCGGGGTCGAAGCCAAAGCGCGCGACTTGGTTGAAGCGGGGTATTCGGTCCTCATTGGCGATTTCTACGGACCCGAGGCGCCAAGCGATTTTCAGCAGGCCTTCGCGGTGATGACGAAGCTGCGCTCGGACCCGCGAGCCATGCGCACACGGCTGCGCGCTACCATCGCCCTATTGCGTGAACTCGAACCTGACGTGCCTCAACTTGCGATCGGCTTCTGCCTTGGTGGCTTCGCAGTGCTCGAGATGGCGCGTGACGGGCAGGACCTGGCCGTTGTGGTAAGTTTCCATGGCCTGTTGGAGACGCCCCTCCCCGCGGTTGACGCAATCGGGCCGCGCATACTCGTCTGCCACGGCGATGCCGACGCGCTGGTTCCCCGCAGTCAGGTCAACGGCTTCTGGGAGGAAATGGATCGCGTATCAGCGAACTGGCACTTCCACAGCTATGCGGGTGTCGAACACGGGTTCACCAACCCTGTCATGCTCGATGGCTCACCCAATCCGGCATTCAACGCGAGTGCCGACCGCCAGAGCTGGGCAGCGATGCACGCCCTGTTTGATGAGGTGTTGGGACAGGCGCACGCCTGA
- the cysK gene encoding cysteine synthase A has translation MKADSVLATIGGTPHIRLSRLFPDHEVWVKSERANPGGSIKDRIGLAMVEDAEKAGKLKPGGTIIEPTSGNTGIGLAMTAAVKGYKLILVMPESMSLERRRLMLAYGASFDLTPKEKGMKGAIERALELVSQTENSWMPSQFDNESNWKVHARTTAHEILADFADTPIDVLITGVGTGGHLTGCAEELKKSWNAMKAYAVEPTLSPVISGGQPGPHPIQGIGAGFVPENLHTKSIDGAIQVEPEAAKEMARQCATKEGLLVGISSGATLAAIAQKLPSLPAGSRVLGFNYDTGERYLSVPDFLPE, from the coding sequence ATGAAAGCCGACTCCGTCCTCGCCACTATCGGCGGCACGCCCCACATCCGCCTTTCGCGCCTGTTCCCCGATCACGAAGTCTGGGTGAAGAGCGAGCGCGCCAATCCGGGCGGATCAATCAAGGACCGCATCGGCCTCGCCATGGTCGAAGATGCAGAGAAGGCCGGCAAGCTCAAGCCCGGCGGCACGATCATCGAACCGACCAGCGGTAACACCGGCATCGGCCTGGCGATGACCGCGGCGGTAAAGGGTTACAAGCTGATCCTCGTCATGCCCGAAAGCATGAGCCTTGAGCGGCGGCGGCTGATGCTGGCCTATGGCGCCAGCTTCGACCTTACGCCGAAGGAAAAGGGCATGAAGGGAGCGATCGAGCGTGCGCTTGAACTGGTTTCCCAGACCGAGAACTCGTGGATGCCGAGCCAGTTCGACAATGAGAGCAACTGGAAAGTGCATGCTCGCACCACCGCGCATGAGATCCTGGCGGACTTCGCCGACACCCCGATCGACGTGTTGATCACCGGGGTTGGCACCGGGGGTCACCTCACCGGCTGCGCCGAGGAACTCAAGAAGAGCTGGAACGCGATGAAGGCCTATGCCGTCGAACCGACGCTTTCGCCGGTAATCAGCGGCGGCCAGCCTGGCCCTCACCCGATCCAGGGCATCGGCGCGGGTTTCGTACCCGAGAACCTGCATACCAAGTCGATCGACGGCGCGATCCAGGTAGAACCGGAAGCCGCCAAGGAAATGGCCCGGCAATGCGCCACCAAGGAAGGCCTGCTGGTCGGCATTTCGAGCGGTGCGACGCTGGCGGCAATTGCCCAGAAACTGCCCAGTTTACCCGCTGGATCGCGGGTGCTGGGCTTCAACTACGACACTGGCGAGCGCTACCTCTCGGTGCCGGACTTCCTGCCAGAATAG
- a CDS encoding MFS transporter, translating to MSSASTTPPLEPATPLAIADFRRFWTARFLAVFATMSMVVLIGYQAYDIARSDYGYSTSEGAFLLGLLGLAQFIPLLVLTPVAGWAADRFDRRVVAACANLTDCSIAIALAFLTWSGALNLPIVFGLAALHGTARVFVNPAMSAVAPNIVPPRLLPRAIAMSSIAWQVASVIGPAAGGFMFAESQWLPHAISAGMLVCSAALIRSIRPIRAEQDATPRHPVRQMIEGAQFTWRQKFLLGCITLDLFAVLLGGATAMLPVFARDILAVGPEGLGIMRGAPAIGASLVALWMAWRPLEHNVGPKMLWAVVVFGAATIVFGLSRNFALSIGALTLLGAADMVSVFIRSSLVQLNTPDRMRGRVSSISGLAISASNELGEMQSGLAAAVLGAAGAVVFGGVGAIVVTAIWAVIFPQLRQAKTFAPEFLPDNPGPETTRKEALT from the coding sequence ATGAGCTCTGCATCAACAACTCCCCCACTAGAGCCAGCAACGCCGCTCGCTATTGCCGACTTCCGCCGCTTCTGGACGGCCCGCTTCCTCGCAGTCTTCGCGACGATGTCGATGGTCGTGCTGATCGGCTACCAGGCTTACGATATCGCCCGTAGCGACTACGGCTACTCCACGTCGGAAGGCGCATTCCTGCTCGGGCTGCTGGGTCTCGCCCAGTTCATCCCCTTGCTCGTGCTTACCCCGGTTGCTGGCTGGGCCGCCGACCGGTTCGATCGCCGCGTCGTCGCCGCATGTGCCAATCTCACCGACTGCAGCATCGCCATTGCCCTTGCCTTCCTTACCTGGAGCGGCGCGCTGAACCTGCCCATAGTTTTCGGCCTTGCCGCGCTCCATGGGACCGCCCGGGTCTTCGTGAACCCGGCGATGAGCGCAGTCGCCCCGAACATCGTTCCGCCCAGGCTGCTGCCCCGCGCGATCGCCATGTCGAGCATCGCCTGGCAGGTCGCCAGCGTAATCGGCCCTGCGGCGGGCGGGTTCATGTTCGCCGAAAGCCAGTGGCTGCCCCATGCGATTTCGGCCGGGATGCTGGTTTGTTCTGCCGCGCTCATCCGGTCGATTCGCCCGATCCGCGCCGAACAGGATGCCACACCGCGGCACCCCGTTCGCCAGATGATCGAAGGCGCACAATTCACGTGGCGGCAGAAGTTCCTCCTCGGCTGTATCACGCTCGACCTGTTTGCCGTCCTGCTCGGTGGGGCGACCGCCATGCTGCCAGTCTTCGCGCGCGATATCCTGGCGGTCGGCCCCGAAGGCCTGGGAATCATGCGTGGTGCTCCAGCAATCGGCGCCTCGCTCGTCGCCCTGTGGATGGCGTGGCGACCGCTTGAGCATAATGTCGGTCCCAAGATGCTGTGGGCCGTCGTGGTGTTCGGCGCCGCTACCATCGTTTTCGGCCTCAGTCGCAACTTCGCCCTGTCGATCGGCGCCCTGACCCTGCTCGGCGCTGCCGACATGGTCTCGGTGTTCATTCGCTCCAGCCTCGTCCAGCTCAACACGCCTGACCGGATGCGCGGCCGCGTCTCGTCGATCTCAGGGTTGGCGATTTCCGCATCGAACGAACTCGGCGAGATGCAATCGGGCCTCGCCGCTGCGGTGCTCGGCGCAGCTGGCGCAGTTGTTTTCGGCGGCGTGGGTGCCATAGTGGTGACAGCAATCTGGGCGGTGATCTTCCCCCAACTTCGCCAGGCCAAGACATTCGCCCCCGAATTCCTGCCGGATAATCCCGGCCCAGAAACAACTCGCAAGGAGGCCCTGACATGA
- a CDS encoding PilZ domain-containing protein, with protein MSGGAQLSVTDQRRMARHPVDHPVIAEHFGKGDMRLHIANISANGFMVDNAEGLTRGDRVIIRLPVVGRIESYVIWTRDNRAGFQFERIIRVDDFLAMIDTIQPNPRLRKLR; from the coding sequence ATGAGCGGCGGAGCACAACTGAGCGTAACCGACCAGCGGCGCATGGCGCGCCACCCGGTCGATCACCCGGTGATTGCCGAGCATTTCGGCAAGGGAGACATGCGCCTCCACATCGCGAACATTTCCGCCAACGGCTTCATGGTCGACAACGCGGAAGGCCTGACGCGCGGCGATCGCGTGATCATTCGCCTGCCCGTTGTTGGGCGGATCGAGTCTTACGTGATCTGGACCCGCGACAACCGCGCCGGCTTCCAGTTCGAACGCATCATCCGCGTCGATGACTTCCTGGCGATGATCGATACGATCCAGCCAAATCCGCGCCTGCGTAAGCTGCGCTAA
- the tyrS gene encoding tyrosine--tRNA ligase encodes MTQYSSDLLRLLEERGYIHQITDPAGLDALAMKQVVPGYIGFDATAPSLHIGSLVQIMMLRRLQQTGHKPVVVMGGGTTKVGDPSGKDESRKMLTDEDINANIDGIRTVFERLLTFGEGPTDAVMVNNDEWLGKLGYIELLRDVGPHFTINRMLTFDSVKLRLEREQPLTFLEFNYMILQAYDFRELAQRYACRLQMGGSDQWGNIVNGMELGRRMDGTELFGLTTPLLTTADGSKMGKTAAGAVWLNEAQLPSYDFWQYWRNVDDRDVGRFLRLFTDLPLDEIARLESLEGAEINAAKAVLANEVTKLVRGDAAADLAARTAAETFAGGGAGEDLPSLSTGAEGVRIGAALTALGFTASNGEAKRKLAEGAVKLDGETITDPGHLVIALHGTELRLSLGKKKHAILRP; translated from the coding sequence ATGACCCAATACTCGTCCGACCTCCTGCGCCTGCTCGAAGAGCGTGGTTACATCCACCAGATTACCGATCCGGCGGGGCTCGACGCCCTGGCGATGAAGCAGGTCGTCCCGGGCTATATCGGCTTCGACGCAACCGCGCCCTCGCTGCATATCGGCAGCCTGGTGCAGATCATGATGCTGCGCCGCCTCCAACAGACCGGGCACAAGCCGGTCGTGGTCATGGGTGGTGGCACCACCAAGGTCGGCGATCCGAGCGGCAAGGATGAAAGCCGCAAGATGCTGACCGACGAGGATATCAACGCGAATATCGACGGAATCCGCACGGTGTTCGAGCGACTGCTGACCTTCGGCGAAGGCCCGACCGATGCAGTCATGGTCAACAACGACGAATGGCTGGGCAAGCTCGGCTACATCGAGCTGCTGCGCGATGTCGGCCCCCACTTCACGATCAACCGCATGCTGACCTTCGATTCGGTGAAGCTGCGGCTAGAGCGTGAGCAGCCGCTGACATTCCTCGAATTCAATTACATGATCCTACAAGCCTATGACTTCCGCGAGCTGGCACAACGCTATGCTTGCCGCCTGCAGATGGGCGGCAGCGACCAGTGGGGCAACATCGTCAACGGCATGGAACTCGGTCGCCGCATGGACGGGACAGAACTGTTTGGGCTTACAACCCCGCTGCTGACTACTGCCGACGGTTCGAAGATGGGCAAGACCGCCGCTGGCGCGGTGTGGCTCAACGAGGCACAGTTGCCGAGCTACGATTTCTGGCAGTACTGGCGCAACGTCGACGACCGCGACGTCGGCCGGTTCCTGCGCCTGTTCACCGACCTGCCGCTTGACGAAATCGCTCGACTCGAATCGCTCGAGGGTGCCGAAATCAACGCCGCGAAGGCGGTTCTTGCCAACGAGGTAACCAAGCTCGTTCGCGGTGATGCCGCTGCGGATCTTGCAGCGCGTACGGCGGCCGAAACCTTTGCCGGCGGCGGTGCTGGCGAAGACCTGCCTTCCTTGTCGACGGGTGCCGAAGGCGTCCGTATCGGCGCGGCGCTGACCGCCCTCGGCTTCACCGCATCAAACGGAGAAGCAAAGCGGAAGTTGGCGGAAGGTGCCGTGAAGCTTGACGGTGAGACGATTACCGATCCGGGGCATCTGGTCATCGCCCTCCACGGGACTGAGCTTCGCCTCAGCCTGGGCAAGAAGAAGCATGCCATCCTGCGTCCATAA
- a CDS encoding DOMON-like domain-containing protein, which produces MEARVRNDDPHWLTIRWRIDGSSGLVLPKLVGRQRRDELWRTTCFEVFLQSGEGQSYTEFNLSPSEAWNAYDFDDYRQGMRERAGERHPVLTMRPGSSMAIFDAAIPREMLPPQPCAMGLTAVIEEEGQILSYWALAHSAENAPDFHRAACFTARLEAPTLA; this is translated from the coding sequence GTGGAAGCGCGCGTCAGGAATGACGATCCTCACTGGCTAACGATCCGCTGGCGCATCGACGGAAGTTCCGGGCTCGTGCTGCCCAAGCTGGTAGGCCGGCAGCGACGTGACGAGCTGTGGCGTACCACCTGCTTCGAGGTGTTCCTGCAGTCGGGCGAGGGGCAGTCTTACACCGAATTCAACCTATCGCCGTCCGAAGCGTGGAACGCCTATGATTTCGACGACTACCGGCAGGGAATGCGTGAACGGGCGGGAGAGCGGCACCCCGTCCTCACCATGCGCCCGGGTTCGAGCATGGCGATCTTCGATGCCGCGATTCCGCGCGAAATGCTGCCGCCGCAACCCTGCGCGATGGGCCTGACAGCAGTGATCGAGGAAGAAGGGCAGATCTTGAGTTACTGGGCACTCGCCCATTCGGCGGAGAATGCTCCAGATTTCCATCGGGCGGCTTGCTTCACCGCGAGGCTTGAGGCACCCACGCTCGCATGA
- a CDS encoding exo-beta-N-acetylmuramidase NamZ family protein translates to MRFGIDRLLNEPELRTELEGRRVALVAHPASVTSRLQHSLDALIDIGVNVTGAFGPQHGLKGDKQDNMVETADEIDPRYGIPIYSLYGEVRRPTARMMECADIFLFDLQDLGCRIYTFVTTLLYLMEEAAKAGKSVWVLDRPNPAGGPVEGTLLVSGQESFVGAAPMPMRHGLTMGEMGCWFKAHFGLDLDYRVIEMTGWQPGHAPGYGWPADRVWINPSPNAANLNMARAYAGTVMLEGTTLSEGRGTTRPLEVLFGAPDIDAAAIRAEMEQLAPKWLRGCALRECWFEPTFHKHVGMLCNALMIHAEGRFYSHHDFRPWRLQALTFKAIRRLYPDYPLWRDFPYEYELDRLAIDVINGGPSLRDWVDDSEAEPGDLDELAEADEMDWRETIAPHLIYT, encoded by the coding sequence ATGAGATTTGGTATCGACCGCCTACTGAATGAGCCAGAACTTCGCACCGAACTGGAAGGCAGGCGAGTTGCCTTGGTGGCGCATCCCGCATCGGTGACATCACGGCTCCAGCACTCGCTTGATGCGCTGATCGACATTGGGGTGAACGTCACTGGTGCCTTCGGTCCGCAGCATGGGCTGAAGGGCGACAAGCAGGACAATATGGTCGAAACCGCAGATGAAATCGATCCGCGCTACGGCATCCCGATCTACAGCCTTTACGGTGAAGTGCGCCGACCGACGGCCAGGATGATGGAGTGTGCGGACATCTTCCTGTTCGACCTGCAGGACCTTGGTTGCCGCATCTATACCTTCGTGACGACACTGCTCTACCTGATGGAGGAGGCTGCCAAAGCAGGCAAATCGGTATGGGTCCTCGACCGGCCGAACCCCGCAGGCGGACCGGTCGAAGGAACCTTGCTTGTATCGGGCCAGGAAAGCTTCGTTGGCGCTGCCCCCATGCCGATGCGTCATGGACTGACGATGGGCGAGATGGGGTGCTGGTTCAAAGCCCACTTTGGTCTCGATCTCGATTATCGCGTGATTGAGATGACCGGTTGGCAGCCGGGTCATGCGCCCGGTTATGGCTGGCCTGCCGATCGCGTATGGATCAATCCCAGTCCCAATGCTGCGAACCTCAACATGGCCCGTGCCTATGCCGGGACCGTCATGCTTGAAGGGACGACCTTGAGCGAGGGCAGGGGTACGACACGCCCGTTGGAGGTGCTGTTCGGGGCGCCCGATATCGATGCAGCCGCGATCCGGGCGGAAATGGAACAGCTAGCGCCCAAGTGGCTCCGTGGTTGCGCACTGCGCGAATGCTGGTTCGAACCAACCTTTCACAAGCACGTAGGAATGCTATGTAATGCGTTGATGATACATGCAGAAGGTCGGTTTTACAGTCATCATGACTTCCGGCCCTGGAGGTTGCAGGCGCTGACCTTCAAGGCGATCCGCAGACTTTATCCTGATTATCCGTTGTGGCGCGATTTCCCCTACGAATATGAACTTGATCGACTTGCGATCGATGTGATCAACGGCGGACCATCGCTGCGCGATTGGGTGGATGACAGCGAGGCGGAACCGGGCGACCTAGACGAACTTGCAGAGGCTGACGAAATGGACTGGCGTGAGACCATTGCCCCGCACCTGATCTATACATGA
- a CDS encoding aspartyl/asparaginyl beta-hydroxylase domain-containing protein — protein sequence MSKIDSPDPSLEEAEADRRLSADRRDIVATLAKADNRMRHRDYRAANAFYGQVGRLAGEGVPLERSELLRARDACVWLAERFRLNIVEGLAAKGIAGSAMHPRFAKSLAIMFGERQRDPVFERFPQLPQMYFYPDLPYLQFDDPARHPWTSTVEGETEIILREALGLLESSGNFAPYVSTDHERPQGDVHGLLDDPSWSTLDLTIAGRADPERTALSPHAFATISSSAPLCQIPSRAPSIMYSLLRAGSSIPPHTGMINTRLICHLPLIIPGPGRLRVGEQVREWEVGKLLLFDDTVEHDARNNAGQDRLVLIFDVWRPELDLDERQQIQALFEVVDEG from the coding sequence ATGAGCAAGATCGATAGTCCTGATCCGTCGCTTGAGGAGGCTGAGGCTGATAGGCGCTTGAGTGCCGACCGGCGGGACATCGTCGCAACCCTTGCCAAAGCCGACAACCGCATGCGTCACCGGGATTATCGTGCTGCGAACGCTTTCTACGGACAAGTCGGACGACTGGCGGGAGAAGGCGTCCCACTCGAACGGAGCGAGCTCTTGCGGGCGCGCGATGCCTGCGTCTGGCTGGCGGAACGCTTCAGACTCAACATCGTGGAAGGACTAGCAGCAAAGGGAATTGCCGGATCCGCGATGCACCCCCGGTTCGCGAAGTCACTCGCGATCATGTTTGGGGAACGCCAGCGCGACCCTGTGTTCGAACGCTTCCCGCAACTGCCGCAGATGTATTTCTATCCCGATCTTCCCTATTTGCAGTTCGACGATCCAGCGCGCCACCCGTGGACTAGCACTGTTGAGGGCGAGACAGAGATAATACTCCGGGAAGCGCTCGGTCTTCTGGAATCTTCGGGAAACTTCGCCCCCTATGTCAGCACGGATCACGAGCGCCCCCAGGGGGATGTTCACGGACTGCTCGACGATCCGTCGTGGAGCACGCTGGACCTCACGATCGCGGGACGAGCGGATCCCGAACGAACAGCGTTGAGCCCACATGCGTTCGCCACCATCTCTTCTTCGGCGCCCTTGTGCCAGATTCCAAGTCGCGCGCCTTCGATCATGTATTCGCTGCTGCGCGCCGGATCGTCGATCCCACCGCATACGGGCATGATCAATACGCGTTTGATTTGCCACCTACCCTTGATCATTCCCGGGCCCGGGCGGCTGCGCGTTGGTGAACAGGTACGTGAATGGGAAGTCGGGAAGCTGCTTCTCTTCGACGACACGGTGGAACATGATGCGCGCAACAATGCTGGGCAGGACAGGTTGGTCTTGATCTTCGACGTCTGGCGCCCCGAACTCGATCTCGACGAGCGTCAACAGATCCAGGCGCTCTTTGAAGTCGTCGATGAAGGCTAG
- a CDS encoding spinster family MFS transporter: protein MATAAPADGSQAAVRATLWILLIVYIFNFIDRQIVNILAEPIAQDLGLSDTQIGLMTGLAFALFYTVLGLPIARFSDRPGTNRPFLIAGALAIWSAMTALCGLAQNFVQLLLARIGVGVGEAGCTPPAHSLIADMVPAEKRSSALAFYALGIPIGTVLGMFIGGTLADWVGWRKAFLVVGLPGVALALVVVWLLKDPRRTGMIAARNVQTETMPFMDAIKAVMGSRAFVLLLAAGSAAAFLSYGKTTWTTIFFQRTHGMSPGEVGFWFGVVNGVAGIFGTWFGGYLADRFGAANRRHMMTAPAIGMAIAVPIAIFAYQAQSWPVGLALLFLPTLLNSLYYGPTYSAAQGLVPIRTRAIAAAVLLFFQNLIGLGLGPLFFGMLSDVLRPEYGEDSVRYVLYGAAFLGLLPAYFFWRCSLRLDEELDRKG from the coding sequence ATGGCAACCGCTGCGCCAGCAGACGGATCACAGGCTGCTGTGCGAGCGACGCTCTGGATCCTGCTGATCGTCTACATCTTCAATTTCATCGACCGGCAGATCGTTAATATCCTGGCCGAGCCGATCGCGCAGGATCTCGGGCTCTCCGACACGCAAATCGGGCTGATGACCGGGCTGGCGTTTGCGTTGTTCTATACCGTGCTGGGCCTGCCGATTGCTCGTTTCTCGGATCGGCCGGGGACGAACCGTCCCTTCCTGATCGCGGGGGCATTGGCGATCTGGTCGGCTATGACCGCATTGTGCGGGTTAGCGCAGAATTTCGTCCAACTCTTGCTGGCCCGGATCGGTGTGGGGGTTGGTGAGGCTGGGTGCACGCCACCGGCGCACTCATTGATCGCGGATATGGTGCCTGCCGAGAAGCGCAGCTCGGCGTTGGCCTTCTATGCGCTCGGCATCCCCATTGGGACTGTGCTGGGCATGTTCATTGGTGGAACTCTTGCCGACTGGGTGGGGTGGCGCAAGGCGTTCCTCGTCGTGGGATTGCCCGGCGTTGCCCTGGCCCTAGTAGTTGTCTGGTTGCTCAAGGATCCCCGCCGTACAGGCATGATTGCGGCGCGGAACGTACAAACGGAGACCATGCCCTTCATGGATGCGATCAAGGCCGTGATGGGGTCGCGCGCATTCGTCCTTTTGCTGGCTGCCGGGTCCGCCGCAGCCTTCCTGTCCTATGGCAAGACGACGTGGACCACGATTTTCTTCCAGCGGACGCACGGCATGTCGCCGGGCGAAGTCGGTTTCTGGTTCGGCGTAGTCAACGGCGTTGCGGGCATATTCGGGACCTGGTTCGGCGGCTATCTTGCAGATCGTTTCGGCGCAGCCAACCGGCGCCATATGATGACAGCACCGGCTATCGGGATGGCGATCGCAGTTCCGATCGCGATATTCGCATACCAGGCGCAGAGCTGGCCCGTGGGTCTTGCCTTGTTGTTTCTGCCAACGCTGCTCAACTCGCTCTACTACGGGCCAACCTATTCCGCGGCGCAGGGGCTGGTTCCCATCCGGACGAGGGCCATCGCAGCGGCGGTTCTGCTGTTCTTTCAGAACCTCATCGGGCTTGGACTGGGGCCGTTGTTCTTCGGCATGCTGTCGGACGTCCTGCGTCCCGAGTACGGCGAAGACAGTGTACGCTACGTCCTTTACGGCGCGGCATTCCTGGGACTGCTGCCCGCCTATTTCTTCTGGCGCTGCAGCCTGAGGCTCGATGAGGAGCTCGACCGAAAGGGTTAG